The Treponema medium genome has a window encoding:
- the trmB gene encoding tRNA (guanosine(46)-N7)-methyltransferase TrmB: MQPQGRPIRTFVLRKGRITESQKKAYTEYAPRWCIPYEPRQLSFTELFANDHPVIIEIGFGMGVATAEIAAQHPEINYIGIEVFQAGVGKLLNEIEQRGLKNIRIIEHDAIEVLEKMIPDASIAGFHIFFPDPWQKKKHHKRRLLHRPRTDLLAQKLQGNGYLYMVTDWYDYAEDAFAELSATEGLRSKYEGFAPPQSWRPKTKFEQKGLNKAHPITELMFIRPAHDRAAASGSFLTIPAE, translated from the coding sequence ATGCAGCCGCAGGGACGCCCCATCAGAACCTTTGTGCTGCGAAAAGGCCGGATTACCGAATCTCAAAAAAAGGCATATACCGAATATGCACCGCGCTGGTGCATCCCCTACGAACCGCGCCAACTTTCTTTTACAGAGCTATTTGCGAATGATCATCCGGTTATCATTGAAATAGGCTTCGGCATGGGGGTCGCAACAGCTGAAATCGCAGCACAGCATCCCGAAATCAACTATATCGGGATTGAGGTTTTTCAAGCAGGGGTCGGAAAGCTGCTAAACGAAATTGAGCAGCGCGGTCTTAAAAATATCCGCATTATCGAACATGACGCCATCGAAGTATTGGAAAAGATGATCCCCGACGCCTCAATCGCAGGGTTCCATATCTTTTTTCCCGACCCGTGGCAAAAGAAAAAACACCATAAGCGGCGGCTGCTCCATCGCCCCAGAACCGACCTGCTGGCTCAAAAATTGCAAGGAAACGGCTACCTCTATATGGTAACCGATTGGTACGACTATGCGGAGGACGCCTTTGCCGAACTTTCTGCCACCGAAGGCCTTCGTTCAAAATACGAAGGCTTCGCCCCTCCGCAGTCATGGCGTCCAAAAACCAAATTTGAACAAAAAGGCCTCAATAAAGCGCACCCCATCACCGAACTGATGTTTATCCGACCTGCACACGACAGGGCAGCCGCATCAGGCTCGTTTTTGACTATCCCCGCAGAATAA
- a CDS encoding chorismate mutase: MIFWKKLYAGRAAVCTQNTQEQIKTAVVTAYTRFLEVNRLREKDIISLQFSITSDITAANPATLLRSAGYASATVLFCSAEPNIDGSPHGIIRFLFYYYGKKQAVPIYLGEAEKLRPDLFNHTV; the protein is encoded by the coding sequence ATGATTTTTTGGAAAAAACTGTACGCAGGAAGAGCAGCCGTATGCACTCAAAATACGCAGGAGCAGATCAAAACTGCTGTCGTTACCGCGTACACACGCTTTTTGGAAGTCAACAGATTGCGTGAAAAAGACATCATTTCTCTACAATTTTCGATTACATCCGATATAACGGCAGCAAATCCTGCAACTTTATTGCGCTCCGCCGGTTATGCTTCTGCGACTGTGCTTTTTTGCAGTGCGGAACCGAATATCGACGGCAGTCCTCATGGTATCATTCGTTTTCTCTTTTATTACTATGGGAAAAAGCAAGCCGTACCGATCTATTTGGGCGAAGCGGAAAAACTCCGACCGGATCTGTTTAATCACACAGTTTAG
- a CDS encoding glycogen synthase: MSIKENNTSIWVVSREYAGFAEAGGVKNVVKSLAEAAADYGFAVTVFLPRYGNNSEILDNCIGEVNIRVGDIPHLVRYFELFRKNIRFIFIDSGIFTEKKDIYTYCAEELDYFREKLHRPDLKKGDGYVDSHEMNVLFQKAVYCYGLRTHTAPQVLHCHDAHTALLPAFISARCTGRRLFRHTNMLITIHNAGDGYRQTFYSFEYAAHLTDLPHRVLEYGRIDYTVEPFLVGSAFADLTTVSPWYAKQLISPEHSPYSYLFSKNLAQKHIHITGITNGIDFATYNPLDMECSGLPFTFDIQKEQFEGKYACRSFLLDKLQTQTFTAPLYDGIQQYGSMSTQEQNRSLYLMYHGRLVRQKGVDVLLKAIPRILEHSPNLRFIVMGQGNPELEAEAIALAAMLPGKFVYCKGYNRKAARLITAAADFIVLPSLFEPCGLEDLIAQVYGTIPIANAQGGLQKIINGKTGFLYILPVGEEQNTDIHISTLTEAVLKQAESFFATDKAKLTDISYFKNIILQAYTALHTEFSWKHIFAKQYLKLYFPHE; this comes from the coding sequence ATGAGCATCAAGGAAAATAATACATCGATATGGGTGGTAAGCCGTGAATATGCCGGTTTTGCAGAAGCCGGAGGCGTAAAAAACGTTGTAAAATCGTTAGCAGAAGCAGCTGCCGATTACGGTTTTGCGGTTACGGTATTTTTACCCCGTTATGGCAACAATAGCGAGATTCTGGATAACTGCATAGGAGAAGTGAACATCCGCGTCGGTGATATCCCACATTTGGTGAGATATTTTGAACTTTTCAGGAAAAACATCCGTTTCATCTTTATCGACTCCGGTATTTTCACGGAAAAAAAAGATATTTATACCTACTGTGCCGAAGAACTCGATTATTTTCGGGAAAAGCTGCACCGGCCTGATCTTAAAAAAGGAGACGGTTACGTAGACAGCCACGAAATGAATGTATTATTTCAAAAAGCAGTCTATTGTTACGGATTACGCACCCATACCGCTCCGCAGGTATTGCACTGCCATGATGCCCACACCGCTTTGCTGCCTGCGTTTATCTCTGCCCGCTGTACGGGTAGACGCCTGTTTCGGCATACCAATATGCTTATCACCATTCATAATGCAGGGGACGGCTACCGTCAAACCTTTTATTCATTCGAATATGCAGCACATTTAACCGATCTTCCCCACAGAGTATTGGAATACGGCAGAATCGATTATACCGTTGAACCGTTTCTTGTCGGTTCCGCCTTTGCCGATTTAACGACGGTGTCTCCGTGGTATGCAAAGCAGCTGATTTCACCGGAACATTCACCGTATTCTTATCTTTTTTCAAAAAACCTTGCCCAAAAGCATATTCACATTACCGGTATTACCAACGGAATCGATTTCGCGACATATAATCCTCTCGATATGGAATGCTCAGGACTCCCTTTTACGTTTGACATACAAAAAGAGCAGTTTGAAGGAAAATATGCATGCCGTTCATTTTTACTGGATAAATTGCAGACGCAGACCTTTACAGCGCCGCTGTATGATGGCATACAACAATACGGCAGCATGAGCACACAAGAACAGAACAGATCACTCTACCTCATGTACCACGGCCGATTGGTTCGGCAAAAAGGCGTCGATGTATTGCTCAAAGCAATTCCCCGCATACTGGAACACTCCCCCAACCTACGATTTATCGTGATGGGACAGGGAAACCCCGAGCTTGAAGCTGAAGCGATCGCCCTCGCCGCGATGCTGCCCGGGAAATTCGTCTATTGTAAGGGATATAACCGAAAGGCGGCTCGGCTCATCACCGCAGCAGCGGACTTTATCGTTTTACCGAGCTTATTTGAACCGTGTGGATTGGAGGATCTTATCGCACAGGTCTACGGTACTATCCCGATTGCGAACGCACAAGGAGGCTTGCAAAAAATCATAAACGGAAAAACAGGCTTCTTATATATACTCCCTGTCGGCGAAGAACAAAACACCGACATACATATCAGCACATTGACGGAAGCCGTATTGAAACAAGCAGAATCTTTTTTTGCAACCGACAAAGCAAAGCTGACTGATATTTCGTATTTTAAAAATATTATTTTACAAGCATATACCGCGCTCCACACGGAATTTTCATGGAAGCATATTTTTGCCAAGCAGTACCTAAAACTCTATTTTCCGCACGAATAA
- the aspA gene encoding aspartate ammonia-lyase yields MRQEHDLLGYRDVPDEAYYGVQTLRCMENFNITGVHLSAYPGFIKALAMVKQAAAQANYELGLLEKPTAEAIITACKEIIAGKLHDQFPADMIQGGAGTSTNMNANEVIANRALELLGHKKGEYTFCHPNNHINLAQSTNDAYPTAAKLGICLHTESLITELENLIASFRKKGKEFGGHIKMGRTQLQDAVPMTLGQEFESYAASLEGEVPHIRHAVSGLLEINMGATAIGTGINSDPAYADLVTKRLAEISGYPVTKAKNLIAATNDTTCFVSYSGQLKRLAVKISKICNDLRLLGSGPRAGLNEIHLPAMQPGSSIMPGKVNPVIPEVMNQVCFRVIGNDTTVMMAAEAGQLELNVFEPVIIYSILESISILNNGMSTLRLRCIDGIEANVERCKELTYRSIGLVTALNPVLGYEISSDIAKTALKDDRSVYDLVLERGLLSKEALDEILKPENMTQPKKMHKL; encoded by the coding sequence ATGCGGCAAGAACATGATCTTTTAGGTTATCGGGACGTTCCCGATGAGGCATATTACGGTGTACAAACGCTCCGTTGTATGGAAAATTTCAATATTACCGGCGTGCATCTTTCCGCCTATCCGGGGTTTATCAAAGCCCTTGCGATGGTTAAGCAGGCGGCAGCACAGGCAAACTATGAATTAGGGTTGTTGGAAAAACCGACAGCGGAAGCCATTATCACTGCTTGTAAAGAAATTATTGCCGGTAAACTGCATGATCAATTCCCTGCAGATATGATTCAAGGCGGTGCGGGAACATCTACCAATATGAACGCAAATGAGGTGATTGCAAACCGTGCACTTGAACTGCTGGGGCATAAAAAAGGCGAATATACATTCTGCCATCCGAATAATCACATCAATCTTGCGCAGTCTACCAACGATGCGTATCCGACGGCGGCAAAACTCGGTATCTGTTTACATACGGAAAGCCTGATTACCGAGCTTGAAAACTTGATCGCATCTTTCCGTAAAAAAGGAAAAGAATTCGGCGGGCATATCAAGATGGGTCGAACGCAGCTGCAGGATGCGGTGCCGATGACACTCGGTCAGGAATTTGAATCGTATGCGGCGAGTTTGGAAGGGGAAGTGCCGCATATACGGCATGCTGTTTCCGGCTTACTCGAAATCAATATGGGGGCAACCGCTATCGGTACCGGTATCAACAGTGACCCTGCCTATGCAGATTTGGTAACAAAACGGCTTGCGGAAATTTCGGGTTATCCTGTTACAAAAGCGAAGAATTTGATTGCCGCAACGAATGACACCACCTGCTTTGTTTCCTATTCGGGACAACTGAAACGCCTTGCAGTAAAAATTTCCAAGATATGCAATGACCTGCGTTTGCTTGGCTCGGGACCGCGCGCCGGTTTGAACGAAATACATCTGCCTGCAATGCAGCCGGGTTCATCGATTATGCCGGGTAAAGTCAATCCGGTTATCCCCGAAGTGATGAATCAGGTATGTTTCCGTGTTATCGGAAACGATACAACGGTAATGATGGCAGCCGAAGCAGGGCAGTTGGAGCTGAACGTTTTTGAACCGGTTATCATTTACAGTATCTTGGAATCGATTTCGATTTTAAACAACGGTATGTCTACGCTTCGGCTGCGCTGTATTGACGGTATCGAAGCGAATGTAGAGCGGTGCAAGGAGCTGACCTATCGAAGTATCGGCTTGGTGACGGCGCTTAATCCGGTACTCGGCTACGAAATCTCAAGCGATATTGCCAAGACTGCCCTCAAAGATGACCGCAGCGTCTACGACCTTGTGTTGGAACGCGGTTTATTATCGAAGGAAGCGCTTGACGAAATTCTGAAACCGGAGAACATGACGCAGCCTAAGAAAATGCACAAGCTGTAA
- a CDS encoding cytidine deaminase: MKNSSKYEHLFEQAMEAAKNAYAPYSHFRVGAALLLDDGSVVTGVNVENRSYGLTNCAERTAIFSAVAMGKRNFTAIAIATPDADYPVGPCGACRQVISEFMQPDAPVIFGSSAGNRIETTVSGVYPFDSLHELQQK, translated from the coding sequence ATGAAAAATTCAAGTAAGTACGAACATCTCTTTGAACAAGCTATGGAAGCTGCGAAAAATGCGTACGCTCCTTATTCTCATTTTAGAGTAGGCGCTGCATTACTACTTGATGACGGGAGTGTCGTTACCGGCGTAAATGTTGAAAACCGTTCTTACGGATTGACCAACTGCGCCGAACGCACCGCTATTTTCAGCGCGGTTGCAATGGGTAAAAGAAATTTTACGGCTATTGCAATCGCAACTCCCGATGCGGATTATCCGGTGGGGCCGTGCGGCGCGTGCCGGCAGGTTATCTCCGAGTTTATGCAGCCGGATGCTCCGGTTATATTCGGCTCATCCGCCGGTAATCGAATCGAGACAACCGTAAGTGGTGTTTATCCTTTTGATTCACTCCACGAGTTGCAACAGAAATAA
- a CDS encoding peptidoglycan DD-metalloendopeptidase family protein, with product MKRFFFCLLAAVVFFAELSALEWPADTQNFLRLFGQRIGENTFEQGLTFEEAMTVRAADDGILLITLDKKYGTGAFPSTLGNALVFLHDDGLQTVYGNLDDTMVFRNRATTESTAVIGKTGNSGWGKPNDLIFQVSDNQKKVYINPLLLLPSVNDKIAPQIQDIILINEQNTMFQVSGQKNVRQGSYELYADISDTITQGGHNFSPFRITIFVNGTNIRTIPFETIMQKDGSSYLGNTALTDTLLYRRKNGLYLGKIILNRGKSDILITARDITGNEKSERFTIQVD from the coding sequence ATGAAACGATTTTTCTTTTGCCTCTTAGCTGCAGTGGTATTTTTTGCAGAATTATCCGCACTGGAATGGCCTGCTGACACACAAAATTTCTTACGGCTTTTCGGACAACGCATCGGTGAAAATACTTTCGAACAAGGTTTAACCTTTGAAGAGGCGATGACGGTACGCGCCGCCGATGACGGTATCCTTTTGATCACTCTGGATAAAAAATATGGAACCGGCGCTTTTCCTTCTACACTCGGAAATGCATTGGTATTTTTACACGATGACGGACTTCAAACGGTTTATGGGAATCTGGACGACACTATGGTGTTCCGAAACAGAGCAACCACTGAATCAACTGCGGTTATCGGAAAAACGGGTAACAGCGGATGGGGGAAGCCTAACGACCTTATCTTTCAGGTCAGCGATAATCAAAAAAAAGTATATATCAATCCGTTGTTACTGCTTCCATCGGTCAACGATAAAATAGCGCCGCAGATACAAGATATCATTTTGATAAATGAGCAAAACACCATGTTTCAAGTGAGCGGACAAAAAAACGTACGGCAGGGAAGCTATGAATTATATGCGGATATCTCCGACACGATTACACAGGGCGGTCATAACTTTAGTCCTTTCCGTATTACGATTTTTGTGAACGGAACAAACATTCGAACCATTCCCTTTGAAACCATTATGCAAAAAGACGGCAGTTCCTATTTGGGCAACACTGCTCTTACCGATACGCTGCTATACCGGCGGAAAAACGGCCTCTATTTAGGGAAGATTATCTTAAACCGCGGAAAATCCGATATATTAATTACAGCCCGGGATATTACCGGCAATGAAAAATCGGAACGGTTTACCATCCAAGTAGACTAA
- a CDS encoding bifunctional 2-keto-4-hydroxyglutarate aldolase/2-keto-3-deoxy-6-phosphogluconate aldolase: protein MKKYELIQALIEAGAVSVIRAENKAQGLKIVEAVRAGGITAIEITMTVPHADEIIRELSEAFGADVLLGAGTVLDAETARVCILAGAQYIVGPSFNEDCARLCNRYAVPYIPGVMTPQEAVRALEFGADILKLFPAELFGPKIISAFKGPLPQGIYMPTGGITAENAAEWIKAGAAVLGIGGALTKGAKTGDFESVTRTARQLKEVIAAARGLQL from the coding sequence GTGAAAAAATACGAACTGATACAGGCGCTGATTGAGGCGGGGGCGGTTTCCGTTATTCGGGCGGAAAATAAAGCGCAGGGGCTTAAAATCGTGGAGGCGGTGCGTGCCGGAGGAATCACGGCAATCGAAATTACGATGACGGTACCGCATGCCGACGAAATTATCCGTGAATTAAGCGAAGCATTCGGTGCGGATGTATTGCTGGGAGCCGGTACGGTACTCGATGCGGAAACGGCACGGGTATGCATTCTTGCCGGAGCGCAATACATTGTCGGGCCGTCCTTTAACGAGGACTGCGCCCGCCTCTGCAATCGATATGCAGTGCCGTATATTCCCGGCGTTATGACGCCGCAGGAAGCGGTGCGGGCGCTTGAGTTCGGCGCAGACATTCTCAAGCTGTTTCCGGCGGAGCTTTTCGGACCGAAAATCATCAGCGCCTTTAAGGGGCCGCTTCCGCAGGGAATTTATATGCCGACCGGCGGCATTACTGCCGAAAACGCAGCCGAGTGGATTAAAGCAGGCGCCGCTGTGCTCGGTATCGGGGGAGCGTTGACGAAGGGCGCTAAAACCGGCGACTTTGAATCGGTTACCCGCACCGCCCGTCAATTAAAGGAAGTAATCGCCGCTGCACGCGGTTTACAGTTGTAA
- a CDS encoding ClC family H(+)/Cl(-) exchange transporter — MNTNSETGTLLKKRQENKWLLVFESLLTGLLTGLVITGFRLSISYLKNSRIALYGVIRTAGTLGVVLALAGLALVGLFIGFIITKWPMIKGGGVAQIEGVFMKKLQFSPLSELPLKFIGGVLGIGLGLSMGREGPSVQLGAYVGDAVERLGKRSFTERICLITAGAAAGLSATFNAPFAAIIFALEDIHHHLSPLLLACVMAGSFAGDFAGSIFLGSGPIFRFFTTVEFPLSQFAWLIGLGMFVTLVGHGFKQSIYFFQRCYQTLHIPPVLRPVIPFLLSLPVGLWLSYSSGGGDGLIKALTEQSFPLTTLVMFLAVKLLFTGISAGSGAIGGIFVPLLACGATGGALYATALVHLGLLAQEHVNAMILFGMAACFTTVIKAPLTACVIVFETSGSLHQLSGLVLTCFTAYLTANFIGSQAHDHILLTQILESEYERPDRKMNANAGVPQLYELPIGLHSVAALKKVREIDWPQKCRIVGVMHGEEEIIPDGTTVLYPGDKLVVLAEDDTGALLEQLTDLTAEHTRISK, encoded by the coding sequence ATGAATACCAATTCGGAAACAGGCACATTGCTGAAAAAAAGGCAAGAGAATAAATGGCTTTTAGTATTTGAAAGCCTCTTAACCGGCTTATTGACGGGGCTGGTTATTACGGGCTTTCGGCTTTCGATCTCTTATCTTAAAAATAGCCGTATTGCATTATACGGTGTCATACGAACGGCAGGCACGCTCGGCGTCGTTCTTGCGCTGGCGGGGTTGGCGCTGGTAGGATTATTTATCGGTTTTATTATTACGAAATGGCCGATGATTAAAGGCGGCGGAGTAGCTCAGATCGAAGGCGTCTTTATGAAAAAATTGCAGTTCTCCCCGCTTTCGGAACTTCCGCTCAAATTTATCGGCGGCGTTCTCGGAATTGGACTGGGGCTTTCAATGGGACGCGAAGGACCGTCCGTGCAGCTTGGCGCTTATGTCGGGGATGCCGTTGAGCGGCTGGGAAAACGATCGTTTACCGAACGGATATGCCTAATCACTGCGGGAGCCGCCGCCGGACTGTCGGCAACGTTTAATGCGCCTTTTGCCGCGATTATTTTTGCGCTTGAGGACATCCATCACCATTTATCGCCGTTACTCTTAGCCTGTGTTATGGCCGGGTCTTTCGCAGGGGATTTTGCCGGAAGTATCTTTTTGGGTTCCGGCCCGATTTTCCGGTTTTTTACCACCGTAGAATTTCCGCTTTCTCAATTCGCATGGCTGATAGGACTTGGAATGTTTGTAACGCTTGTCGGGCATGGCTTTAAACAGTCGATCTATTTTTTCCAGCGATGCTATCAAACACTCCATATTCCGCCGGTTCTGCGGCCGGTTATTCCATTCTTGCTGTCGCTACCGGTCGGGTTGTGGTTGAGTTATTCCTCCGGCGGCGGAGACGGGCTGATAAAAGCGCTGACTGAACAGTCCTTCCCACTTACAACGCTGGTGATGTTCTTAGCCGTTAAGCTGCTTTTTACCGGCATTTCCGCAGGATCAGGCGCAATCGGCGGAATTTTCGTACCGCTCCTTGCTTGCGGAGCGACCGGCGGAGCGTTGTATGCAACGGCGCTTGTGCATCTCGGCTTATTAGCACAAGAACATGTGAATGCCATGATTCTCTTCGGTATGGCCGCCTGTTTTACCACTGTTATTAAAGCGCCGCTTACCGCCTGCGTTATTGTATTTGAAACAAGCGGCTCGCTCCATCAACTGAGCGGGTTGGTACTTACCTGTTTTACCGCTTATCTGACGGCAAATTTTATCGGTTCGCAGGCGCATGATCATATCCTTTTAACTCAAATCCTCGAATCGGAATATGAGCGGCCGGATCGAAAAATGAATGCGAACGCCGGTGTACCTCAACTGTATGAACTGCCAATCGGGTTACACTCAGTTGCTGCGTTAAAGAAAGTCCGCGAAATAGATTGGCCTCAAAAATGCCGTATCGTTGGTGTTATGCATGGTGAGGAGGAGATTATCCCCGATGGAACTACCGTATTATATCCCGGGGATAAACTGGTTGTCCTTGCTGAAGACGATACCGGCGCTCTGCTAGAACAGCTTACCGATTTAACCGCTGAACATACTCGCATTTCAAAGTAA
- a CDS encoding uracil-xanthine permease family protein, with product MSISKENIYKLEGRVPLKTAIPLGMQHVLAMYAGNLAPILVISGVLNIPADIKVSLLQSAMFVAGAVTFVQLRPLWKIGSGLPTVMGTSSGFIPVAIGVGLQYAAMGDWSNGYAAILGASFIGGLMEFLLGFIVKPLRKFLPHVVTGTVVTTLGISLIPVGIKFVGGGVGLEKTPGFGSIKNLLIALFVFLTIIFIRQTFTGFLSISSILIGLIAGYIVAIFIGMVDFTPVKNAAWISAPLPFFAVGHLNLSFHWDAIVPFLLVYLATTVETIGDNTGIAVGGLGRDITDKELQGAVHADGFGSMVAAIFGVMPNTSFSQNVGLIGMTKVVNRFTIGIGAGFLVLCGFFPKLGAVVSTIPNPVLGGGVLLMFSMITMSGLNLIYQNGKIAERDVVIIAASLGVAFGLSNVPEVMQHLPMWFQNIFKQAIVGAFVTALILNILLPKSKED from the coding sequence ATGAGTATTTCAAAAGAAAATATTTATAAGCTCGAAGGTCGTGTTCCGTTAAAGACCGCAATTCCGTTGGGTATGCAGCACGTTTTAGCTATGTATGCCGGAAACCTTGCACCTATTCTAGTTATATCGGGTGTACTTAATATCCCAGCGGATATTAAAGTTTCACTGCTTCAAAGCGCTATGTTTGTTGCAGGCGCTGTTACGTTTGTACAGTTGCGGCCGCTTTGGAAAATCGGTTCGGGTCTCCCCACTGTTATGGGAACCAGCTCAGGCTTTATCCCCGTTGCTATCGGCGTAGGATTGCAATATGCCGCAATGGGAGACTGGTCAAACGGATATGCCGCCATTCTGGGGGCATCATTCATCGGCGGTTTAATGGAGTTCTTGCTCGGGTTTATCGTAAAACCGCTCCGCAAGTTCTTACCACACGTTGTTACCGGAACCGTTGTTACCACCTTAGGAATTTCACTGATTCCCGTCGGTATTAAATTTGTCGGCGGAGGCGTTGGTCTTGAAAAAACTCCCGGTTTCGGCTCGATAAAAAATCTGCTCATTGCACTTTTTGTCTTTTTAACGATTATCTTTATCCGTCAGACATTTACCGGTTTTTTGAGTATTTCTTCCATCCTGATCGGACTTATCGCAGGTTATATTGTAGCGATCTTTATCGGTATGGTTGATTTTACGCCGGTAAAAAATGCTGCATGGATTTCCGCTCCGCTGCCGTTCTTTGCAGTAGGGCACCTGAACCTCTCCTTCCATTGGGATGCGATTGTTCCGTTCCTGCTTGTCTATCTTGCTACAACCGTAGAAACGATCGGTGATAACACCGGTATTGCGGTCGGCGGTCTCGGACGTGACATAACTGACAAAGAATTACAGGGAGCTGTCCATGCGGACGGATTCGGTAGTATGGTTGCCGCAATCTTCGGCGTTATGCCAAACACCTCATTTAGCCAGAACGTTGGTCTTATCGGTATGACCAAGGTTGTTAACCGATTTACTATCGGTATCGGCGCAGGCTTCTTAGTATTGTGCGGTTTCTTTCCTAAACTCGGTGCAGTCGTTTCGACTATCCCGAACCCCGTATTAGGCGGCGGTGTCTTGTTGATGTTCAGTATGATCACGATGAGCGGTTTAAACCTAATTTATCAAAACGGCAAAATTGCGGAACGTGATGTAGTTATTATCGCAGCATCGCTCGGCGTTGCGTTCGGTTTAAGCAATGTACCGGAAGTTATGCAGCATCTGCCGATGTGGTTCCAAAATATCTTTAAGCAGGCAATTGTCGGCGCTTTCGTTACCGCGCTTATTTTAAACATCTTGCTGCCGAAGTCAAAAGAGGATTAA
- a CDS encoding nucleoside-triphosphatase: MNISPYKNKSSNVPHDTGTDQPVVSECGKRIFFVTGEQGCGKSTFLAALIQKFNLQPSGFITKKEEASSESALYMHPIVSGTAIYRYSTGNCVGICRSPKPVGFAPIFDAYGVMCLNQAEKTMHSSFDRECTKTPQPSLLPVIVMDELGVMEAEAELFFHTVCTLFSNPRYYILGAVKPHRTRFLPVLEQIPEAVVFHLTPQNRPALYKQLEQAQNFAAFLYAVHTEIPNGKTNTE; this comes from the coding sequence TTGAACATATCGCCGTACAAGAATAAATCTTCCAATGTTCCTCACGACACCGGCACTGATCAGCCGGTTGTCTCAGAATGTGGAAAGCGAATATTCTTTGTTACCGGCGAACAGGGCTGTGGAAAGTCAACCTTTCTCGCAGCCCTTATACAAAAATTTAATTTACAACCATCGGGCTTTATTACAAAAAAAGAAGAGGCATCGTCGGAATCTGCATTATATATGCATCCGATTGTCAGCGGTACAGCGATATATCGATATTCGACCGGCAACTGCGTCGGAATATGTCGTTCCCCAAAGCCGGTCGGTTTTGCCCCGATATTTGATGCATACGGAGTTATGTGTTTAAACCAAGCGGAGAAGACAATGCATTCTTCGTTTGACCGCGAGTGTACCAAAACACCACAGCCTTCTCTTTTGCCGGTAATCGTAATGGATGAACTCGGCGTTATGGAAGCAGAGGCGGAACTCTTTTTCCACACCGTATGTACTCTTTTTTCCAATCCGCGTTATTATATCCTCGGCGCTGTTAAGCCGCATAGAACACGCTTTTTACCGGTCTTGGAACAAATACCGGAGGCTGTAGTGTTTCATCTAACACCACAAAACAGACCTGCGTTATACAAGCAGCTTGAACAGGCGCAAAACTTTGCGGCATTTTTATATGCTGTCCACACTGAGATTCCAAACGGTAAAACTAATACCGAATAA
- a CDS encoding nucleotidyltransferase family protein, with product MNTISTVPAKNNNSSREQPLTAILLAGGLSTRMGCCKQLRPLCGKPLIQYGIEMLFEAGITHLVITVNSETQQPITEMVERLTQKQPVQSSALKEPTAGSRTFHPFRCDIVFNPEPERGQGHSAALAVQTASVCHTETLAVQTVRRSCTECPASNTVHTYTPSGFLFCTADQPFLQANSIRNLCAVFRLNPGRIVSAAFNGKHCSPVIFPAALAGELSRLDGSIGGRTVMNAHPDLILHSPLHSEMEAFDIDTPEDFTHAEEYMQRQMQSNRT from the coding sequence ATGAATACTATCTCGACAGTCCCCGCAAAAAACAATAATAGCAGTCGCGAACAACCGCTTACCGCAATTCTTCTTGCAGGAGGACTTTCAACTCGTATGGGCTGCTGCAAACAACTGCGTCCGCTTTGCGGAAAACCGTTAATTCAATACGGTATCGAAATGCTGTTTGAGGCAGGTATTACCCATCTGGTAATTACGGTTAATTCAGAAACGCAGCAGCCCATAACAGAAATGGTGGAACGCCTGACACAAAAACAACCTGTGCAAAGCAGCGCTCTAAAAGAACCGACCGCTGGAAGCAGAACTTTCCATCCATTCCGCTGCGATATTGTTTTTAATCCTGAACCGGAGCGGGGACAGGGACATTCGGCTGCTCTTGCGGTACAGACTGCTTCCGTCTGTCATACAGAGACGCTTGCAGTACAGACTGTTCGCCGCAGCTGCACGGAATGTCCTGCCTCAAATACCGTCCATACCTATACCCCAAGCGGCTTCTTATTTTGCACTGCCGACCAGCCTTTTTTACAAGCCAATAGCATTCGCAACCTCTGCGCCGTATTCCGTCTCAATCCCGGCCGCATTGTTTCTGCTGCCTTTAACGGCAAGCACTGTTCTCCGGTTATCTTTCCGGCGGCATTGGCCGGTGAGCTGAGCCGCTTGGACGGAAGCATCGGCGGCAGAACCGTAATGAACGCTCACCCTGACCTGATTCTACACTCCCCGCTCCACTCTGAAATGGAAGCCTTCGACATCGATACGCCCGAAGACTTTACGCATGCAGAAGAATATATGCAGCGCCAAATGCAGAGCAACCGTACCTGA